A genome region from Drosophila simulans strain w501 chromosome 2R, Prin_Dsim_3.1, whole genome shotgun sequence includes the following:
- the LOC6734084 gene encoding uncharacterized protein LOC6734084 gives MTAMNADETKQAGMPQGAEEEQEAEKEQKKESDGAGQCDPESRIVAPPPRQRTLTRTAELDADCEDIELDADDGVDDAADSITLELALSPHSSTTPTPSPTTADEDFAQLDNSKPFKIKDITRNIRKAVVATTLSELRAKVSLKFERAQPAIHLDCDGTEVDDEEYFSTLEPNAELIAVFPGEQWRDPSDYNANLRRTSLDAQRLRSLVSKLQPNYMNDDDLDKLSNMDPNSLVDITGREPKDNEYSARSDAARLSTELSC, from the exons ATGACAGCAATGAATGCGGATGAGACAAAGCAGGCTGGAATGCCTCAAGGAGctgaggaggagcaggaagcGGAGAAGGAGCAGAAGAAGGAGAGCGATGGAGCAGGGCAGTGTGATCCTGAGAGCAGAATAGTGGCTCCGCCGCCCAGGCAGCGAACTCTAACAAGGACGGCCGAGCTGGATGCGGACTGCGAGGACATCGAGTTGGATGCCGACGATGGCGTGGACGATGCGGCGGATAGCATCACCTTGGAGTTGGCACTATCGCCGCACAGCAgcaccacgcccacgcccTCGCCCACCACCGCCGACGAGGACTTCGCCCAGCTGGACAACAGCAAGCCCTTCAAG ATCAAGGACATCACGAGGAACATCCGCAAGGCTGTTGTGGCCACAACGCTGTCGGAGCTGCGGGCGAAGGTGTCGCTCAAATTTGAACGGGCTCAGCCGGCGATACACCTGGATTGCGATGGCACCGAGGTCGACGATGAGGAGTACTTCAGCACTCTGGAGCCAAATGCCGAATTGATTGCCGTCTTTCCCGGCGAGCAGTGGCGCGAT CCCAGTGACTACAATGCCAATCTGCGTCGCACATCGCTGGATGCACAGCGTCTGCGGAGTCTGGTGAGCAAACTGCAGCCGAACTATATGAACGATGATGATTTGGACAAGCTGTCGAACATGGATCCCAACTCCCTGGTGGATATCACGGGTCGGGAGCCCAAGGACAACGAATACTCAGCCAGGAGCGATGCCGCCCGGCTATCCACGGAATTGTCTTGCTAA
- the LOC6734085 gene encoding D-beta-hydroxybutyrate dehydrogenase, mitochondrial produces MQVFDNNMRRASRRASLRRGSISALPQKSHEIPWDIFERLFMPFLFCQAAAIVTSHLLHALDISSISTFAVFVWFALATVGAVLFYHFVKVSASGKGVLITGCEAPLAWYLAKKLDDLGFTVYAGFNTPIEESDEAKILKEETSGRMKLLHLDVTSEKTILEAARYVSQHLPHGAEGLWSVVHCAHWIALGELEWIPFAVLRKSLDLNLLGSARLTQIFLPLVRRAHGRVVFLTSGLNRVPSPVRGIQCATQAAVDCFAACLRQEMRTRGVDVSVVAAGEFAPGNGWLNETELRDQAKQMWNQLSSEQKKTYGEDYYEAAMTSVEKYSRQAADIQPTLRVLIDAVTRTFPMARYTPVTSSERLQIFLAEHLAPSLYESLYGEQKKFVY; encoded by the exons ATGCAGGTCTTCGATAACAATATG CGCCGTGCCTCGCGACGCGCCTCCTTGCGACGAGGATCCATATCGGCACTGCCACAGAAGTCACACGAGATTCCCTGGGACATATTCGAGCGACTCTTCATGCCCTTCCTGTTCTGCCAGGCGGCGGCCATTGTCACATCGCACCTGCTCCACGCCCTGGACATCTCCAGCATCTCGACCTTCGCCGTGTTCGTCTGGTTCGCCCTGGCCACCGTGGGAGCCGTGCTCTTCTACCACTTCGTCAAG GTTTCGGCTTCGGGCAAGGGCGTGCTAATCACTGGCTGCGAGGCTCCCCTGGCCTGGTACTTGGCCAAGAAACTGGACGACTTGGGCTTCACCGTTTACGCAGGATTCAACACGCCCATCGAGGAGTCGGACGAGGCCAAGATTCTCAAGGAGGAGACCTCGGGACGCATGAAGCTGCTGCACTTGGACGTCACATCGGAGAAAACT ATCCTGGAAGCTGCCCGCTATGTGTCGCAGCACTTGCCCCACGGCGCCGAAGGATTGTGGTCTGTGGTGCACTGCGCCCACTGGATAGCTTTAGGTGAACTCGAGTGGATTCCATTTGCCGTGCTTCGCAAGAGCTTGGACCTCAACCTTTTGG GTTCCGCTCGGCTAACCCAAATCTTCCTGCCCCTGGTTCGCCGTGCCCATGGTCGCGTCGTCTTCCTGACCTCCGGCCTGAATCGCGTGCCATCTCCCGTCCGGGGAATCCAGTGTGCCACCCAAGCGGCCGTGGACTGCTTCGCCGCCTGTCTGCGCCAGGAGATGCGCACCCGGGGAGTGGACGTGTCCGTGGTGGCTGCCGGTGAATTTGCACCCGGCAACGGCTGGCTGAACGAGACCGAGCTGCGTGACCAG GCCAAGCAAATGTGGAACCAGCTTTCCTCGGAGCAGAAGAAGACCTACGGCGAGGATTACTACGAGGCGGCCATGACATCGGTGGAGAAGTATTCGCGCCAG GCGGCCGATATCCAGCCCACGCTGCGCGTTCTCATCGATGCCGTGACCAGGACCTTCCCCATGGCCCGCTACACCCCAGTGACATCCAGCGAGCGGCTGCAGATCTTCCTGGCCGAGCACCTGGCCCCCTCCCTCTACGAGTCGCTCTACGGGGAGCAGAAAAAGTTCGTCTACTGA